In Desulfobacter hydrogenophilus, the genomic stretch TTGAATGTTATTAACTCAGGCGTTAATGGCAAGAAACAAGCGGGCCAAGCGCCTTTGGCACCCAGTTTATATGTTAAGACACAGGAGGTAGAAACATGAATACAGCCGGATCAGGCATAAAGTTTGTTGTTTGCATCATGGCTGCAGCAATGATGATTATGGCAGGATGCGCGTCATCCAGCTCCAATGTATATACCTATGAGCAGACCATGCAGGCCCAGATCGTGGATACAGGGACGGTTGAATCTGTTAAATCTATCATCATCCAGGCCTCGAATCCCCCGGTTGCCGGTGGTACCATCGGCGGCGTGACCGGCGGCGTACTCGGCAGCACCGTCGGCCGTGGCCATGGCCGGGATGTGGCCACCATTGTCGGGGCTCT encodes the following:
- a CDS encoding glycine zipper 2TM domain-containing protein is translated as MNTAGSGIKFVVCIMAAAMMIMAGCASSSSNVYTYEQTMQAQIVDTGTVESVKSIIIQASNPPVAGGTIGGVTGGVLGSTVGRGHGRDVATIVGALAGAAIGAAIEHDAGTKNGFEIVINLDSGRTIVVVQEADVPMFPGDRVRVLTAPDGTTRVSK